From Aspergillus luchuensis IFO 4308 DNA, chromosome 2, nearly complete sequence:
GACTCGATCTCTGCAGTCAGGCTCTGCATCTGCTGCGCTTGGGAGGCGATCGTCTTTGTCTGCTCGGCGATCAGGTCCTTGATCGCTCCGATCTCGCGCTGGACGGCATCTGCTGCGACGGCAGCGCCAGTGGAGATGTCGGCGGGCGCGGCAACGGGGGTGATGACGGGGGAAGACTGCAGGGTTGTTAGTTGGGGAATGGGTTTTGCTAGGGGATAGGGATTGCGTACCTTAGCAGGGCTTGCTGCCTGGGTCTtgacctcctcttccttctggtGCCAAGGGCTGGCCTTgatggaaggagatgagGCTTCGGGAGAGCGTGCAGGGCGCTCCACGGGCTTCTGCACCTCCTCAAAGCTcgaatcctcctccacggtctcggcctcctcatcgtcggcaaACTTGGAGACCATGGCGGCCATTGAGGCACCCTGCTCCTTCATGGACGGGGCGGGCTTGGCCACCGGGGTCGGCTCGGGCGCGGGTTCGGGTGCCTTCTTCACGGGACTGGGCTCGGCGGCCTTGGGAGCCGGTGCCGCCTCGGGTTCAGAGGCGCCCATGGTGGAAGTGGGGGCGTCCTGCACTCCGGTGACCTCCTTCAGACCCTCACCCTCGTAAAGGTTGGCCATAGAAATCTTAGGTGGGATGGCTTCCTTGCCCGCAAGCCACTCAGAGGGGCCCATAGCAGGCTTCAGACCAGTTGTAGGGGGGTAGATATCGTCCTGGAAAGTCTCCGCACGGCGGGGCACGATGAAAGAAATAGGTTCAATGTAGCCGTCGTTAACGGTCTTGAAGGCACGAGCGACTTCGTTGTCGTGAGTGTTGACTCCACGCTTGGGCATGAAAGCGATACCACGCTGGGGATCAGCGGACTTGTATTCGGCAAGGTATTCGAACTTGTCGTTCTCGAGTTCGAAGTAGCGGATGTTACCGTCACTAGACATTGTCAGCCACGGCCAATACCTGGTTATCTCTCTAGACTTACCCTCTTCCAGCAAGGTACAGACACTGGGTGCCCTCGTCCCAGAAAGGCATGCATACACCGGAGATCGAGTCAAGGGTCTTGAATCCGTTGATGGGCTCCCGGGGAGCGCGGATATCCCACAGAGCCAATTGGCGGTCACTCATCTTCGAGAAACCGGTGGTTGCGATCCTGTCGTGCTCACCAAGCCAGACTGAGCGACTGTTCTTGGCACCAGAGTGTCCTTGTGTCTCATGCGCGGGGCGTTCCTGACGCACATCCCAGATGCGCAGCTTCTTGTCTCGCGAGGTCGTAACCAGAAGGGAGCCGTTGGCGCTCCACGACTGTGATTGCACAATGTCGCCCAGGTTCAGGGTCAGCTTGGGGGCGCCCGCTTCGATATCCCAGATCTTGACCGTGTAATCGCCGGAGGCCGTTGCCAGGATGTTTTCAGCGGCGGGGTTGAAAAGAACGTGACCTATCTTTCTGAGGGGGCGTTAGACTGTGTTCGCAAAGCACGAGTATTCGAGTTATATAACAGTTTCACTCACTTCGGGTGACCGGAAAGCTTGCCAACAGGTGCCACATCTTGGATCTCATCGGGGTCAAGATCAGGGCGCAGGGTGAAGTTCTCCGGCACACGCCAAAGGAAGACCTATCATGCGACCAATCAGTACCAATGAACAAAGCAGCTGCGGTGGCATGGGAATTTTCTGAGCGATCATACCTTGCCGTCATCAGATCCAGATGCAATCAGATCATCGTTGAAAGGGTTCCTAGTTCTGTTGGTCGTGTGCTACGATAGGGTGTTCACAACAACCACTGCTCACCAGTCGGTATCGAGGACCACGGCAGTGTGACCCCGGAAAAGAGGTATCCTCTCGGGCAGCTTCCCGCGCTCCTCCAGAGGAATGACCGCAAatgcacctccaccaccagcttCCCAGTTCACGGAGAGGTATTTGGGGTTGGCCTAGTTCTAGCGTTAGACGGACCTGGTAAGTGGTGGATTAGGGGCGGCGGCAACAACGGACGAACCTTGACGAGGTTGGTATCCCAGGCGTTCTTGGAAACGCGAAGGTTATCATAGCATTGCTCCTGCGACGACTGTGAGATTATGTCGAGTCTGTGAAGGGTCCAAGGGGCTTGTAGCGCACCTTTCTCGTCGGCCGTCCGAAGACGTGTCCTACTACCTGTCAGATTGCGGGCAGCctgtggggaggggaagagggagctCACGGTATTTCGAGGAACGCACGAATCGACCAGACATGATGCTTGTGGTCGAGAGGGTCAcagggggaaagaaatggCACAAAAACAAATAACAATGAAAGAAATGGAGGCAATTGGGAGAGATAAAAGGGTCTCAATGACCTTGAATTGGGGGGAACGGGGAAAGCTTGTCGGTCTGAAAGCAGCCGCCGTTACGGAGCCAGTCAGGGAGAGAGAAGTGGAAGTGGGAAGTGGACACACCCGCGTGCGGGCCAGAGATGAACAAGTGTGGCTCAGCaggaggagtggaagataAGGGACACTGGCAAAATCTAGAGTGCCAGAAGTGATAATGGAGATGCTGCAAGCGCAATGTCACAATTGAAAAAAAACAACTCGGTCTACTCCAATGATATTCTACTCCTAATCTATCAGTGCAATTTCGTCACAAACCAAGTAAATCAAGAACGGTATTGTTGTATTCATGACCGACATTACCTCTAGCCCGATTAGGCAATGGCGCACCCCGCCGGGCCCGGCTGAGTCAGCCAAGTTTGTTTACCGCCCGCCGTCACTCCAGAAACGCCCACCAAAGCTGCCCGGCAATCGAACCGTCGTGATAAACTAACTCACCTGCGCTGCCTCGACCTGCACCGAACGACCCGCTGACGTCTCGACTTGCGATGCAGTCCTGCCCCTAACAGGTAGCAGCCTGATTTGGATTTGAttgtctttgcttttttattCGAAAACACGcgcttttctttccattgtACTTGCCTTGACGCACAAATTCTCGAGTTGTCAGGGGTCGAGTTGGCCCGCCTGTGGAAGCTATGGAGAACGACCATATGGTGAATTCCTTCAATCGCACTTGACAAGTGATGGCTGCTGATACAACATGGCAGATGCAGTCCAGATCGTCCGCCCGTTCACGAATCCCCACTGGTCTAAGAGAGATGAATCCGGCCTCGACAAATGCCCGCTCCGGTCTTTTGCAACCCGGTACCATTGCGGGCGCCGTAACCAGCAAGACTACGAGCCTGTCGCGTATGTGTCAGGAGCTGTGGAAGCGGAGCAGCGAACAGAAGCTGACAGTCACAGAACCATCTCGTCCCAGAAGTACTACGCAAGCACCCGAGGTTGGcagagccggagccggagcagCATCGTCGCGCGTCAACAGCACCACTAGAGTCCACACTCGCGCTAATTCgcactcatcatccaccttgaCCAGATCAGCCACCACATCCGCGCGATCGAAAGGAACCATTTCCGGGGTCCCCCCCGCTCGACCACACACCAGCATGTCTCGCTCACACTCCGTTGCCAGCTCCCGAAGACCGAACGGCCACGGCATCCCTCGCCCCGCGACATCGTTGGATACgcatgatgaggaagactcCGCCGCTACTGTACTTGGTAAACGAAAGGGTAGGCCCACCCCGTGCTTTGTTCGTTCTGCTGCATATTTTTGCGCCCCATGCGATACGTCAAGCAATCGTGCTTTGCGGAAGTGGCCCAATACTAGTCCTGAGACTTTATTGTGCACTTCCCTGAAAGAGTTGGACCTGCAGCCCTCCCCCATTGACACATTGGATTTTGCCCCTTTGCCTTCACATGGTGCGCCAACTGGATCATTATCTTCGACGAACACGCCCGCGACTACCCCAGTCAAGGCTGCGCCGAATAAGATTTTGTCTCCTAAAAAGCACTCTGCTAGGAAGAAACCACCCCCTTTGCCGCAATTTCTTACCAAAGATTCAATGATTGAGACATTTAACTCTTCTACAGGTGCCGAGTGGGATCAAGAAAGCCGCGAAAAGACAATGGAGGATCTCATGAACACTTTCGTGACCAAGATGAGCCAAGCTGGACAGGAGAGTACCGGCATGAAGGAAGCCCTCGAGCTGTATAAATCTAGAGGTAAGCAACCTGTCGACAAGCACGCTGTACATCATTGAGCTGAGGATTTTACAGTCAGCGAGCTGGAGGCTTCTCGAAAGGAGATCACCGACATGAATCTGACCCTTCGCGTTGAGATGGAATCACTCAAGGTCCGACTAGGAGCATCGGAGGATGCGCTGAAGGATGCGCAGAGAGAGCATGAGATGGAAATCGACGAAATTGGCTCTCGTCAGCGCAGAGAACTGGAGTCCGCGCGGTTCGATGCTAAAAGGGAATTGGAATCATTGGCCTCGCAACATCAAGAGGAGATCCGTGAACTAAAGCGACGATTCGATCATGAAATGGAAGACGAAAGAGCTGCTCGGCTTCGGGAAATCAGTCAGATGACCTCACAGACAGCCATTGACACGCAAAAGACGAATATGGAGCTTGAGAGGAAAGAGCGAGAAATTGCGACGCTTCATAATGACATGCAAGCTCTGCGGGCGGAACTTGAACGTGAGCGCAAGAGCAACCGGGATCTTCGCCAGAACCTGGACACAGCCAGTAGCAATAGTGTGACAATGGAGTCTTCTGTCCGCGCACTCAAGGCAAGAATTGAATTCCTCGAATCTGGACGAGAGGAGCAATCCCAGGCCTTTGAGCGCTTGAACCagcagatgatggatgcGCTGGCCGAGACCAACGCTACGAAAGACAAGCTGCGGAAGGAAGAGACCCTGAGAAGGAAACTTCACAATCAGGTGCAAGAACTAAAAGGCAATATTCGCGTGTTTTGTCGAGTTCGTCCATCGCTGCCTTCCGATCCTCCCACTGGCTCGGCTCAGATTCAGTATCCCGATGAGACAGAGGACAGCAAAGAGATTGCCGTGCTGGgtccagaagagaagagcagcCTCGGTACAATCACAAGAAAGAACAGCAATTTTTCGTTCGATCGTGTTTTTGGACCGTCAACGCAGAATGCCGAGGTTTTCGATGAGATCAGCCAACTTGTCCAAAGCGCCCTGGACGGATACAACGTGTGCATCTTCTGTTACGGTCAGACTGGTAGTGGAAAGACGTACACGATGTCTTCGCTCGACGGTATGATCCCTCGTGCAGTGCACCAGATCTATGAGACAGCTACTGgcctggaagagaagggcTGGCGGTACACTATGGAGGGTAACTTCGTTGAGGTGTACAATGAGAATCTGAATGACCTTCTTGGTAACCCTGAAGAactggacaagaagaagctggataTCCGCCATGACATGCAAAGAGGGAAGACGATCATCACGGATGTCACTACTGTCCGGTTGGAGTCTCCTGAGATGGTCGAGACAATCCTAAAGCGGGCCGCTTCCAACCGCTCTGTTGCAGCTACCAAGGCCAACGAGCGATCCTCCCGGTCTCACTCAGTCTTCATTCTCAAATTGATCGGTGAGAATGACATTACTGGTGAACGCAGCGAAGGAACACTTAACTTGGTTGACTTGGCCGGTAGTGAACGTCTGAGCCACAGTGGTGCGACTGGTGAACGCTTGAAAGAGACGCAAAACATTAACCGCAGCTTGAGCTGTCTGGGAGATGTTATCGCTGCCCTTGGACAGGGCAAAGAGGGCGGACACATTCCCTACAGGAACAGCAAGGTTCGTATATTTGACTCAATTATTCAGTGGAGAAGTGACTGACTTGTATGCAGCTTACGTATCTCCTCCAATTTTCATTGGGAGGTAACTCCAAGACCCTCATGTTTGTCATGGTCAGCCCGCTGCAGGCACATCTGGCGGAAACGTTGACCAGTCTCAAGTTTGCGACCAAGGTACATAACACGCATATTGGGACCGCCAAACGGCAAGCGCGCGTTCGTGATTCTTAATCTATGATACCTTTTGATTTTCTGTTCTGGGTGGCCTTTATGATCCAGGCCTTGGCAGAGGTGTTTGGGAgttgcttttcctctcttgGGAGTGAGATGTCAGCCTGTTTTGTTTATACCTGTGGATATTATTGGCTTAATATTATGCCAATTCTTTGTTAGCAGTTTAGTCCGATGCAAATAAATATGGATCGAGTGCGTACATACATGCCTTGGTTTATGTCGTTAATCACCCGTCAGCTTATGTTTCAGTCAGTCGAAATTGAAGTAGACCTCGTCTAGTTCTAATCCACCACTCTACATAGAGAATATAGATGGAAATCCTGCAAAGCATCATGATCTTCCTGCAGCTTCGTACTCACTACTCCTCGCTACCGAAGACCATACGTGACAACGGCAGAGGGTAGACCCTGTACGATGACATGTAGGGTGGGGGCAGAAAATAGAACAAATAACAGCGGGCTATGTGAACTACTTACGAGTCACCAGacacttttcttctctccttgatCTAGCAAACCCTCATCTCGCGCCTCGCAGCCGCAGGCACACTACTAGCAAGTCTCTATGACCTTCTCCCCTACGAAAATTCCGATTGACTTCGAGACCCGTGCATCGACACTCTCGTCCTCAGCGTAGATTTTTTGAATAGTCCTCTTGAAAGTGTTTTCTTATCATTGTGCATGATATCGGCAGGTTGGAGATGGTCGTGGTTTTAGGGTTGTTGTGCTGTCGTTGAtgctggttggggtggaagggcATCCCTGTAAATATATTGGATCGAGGGGACCGATGGCGTTATAAATTGCAGAAGAGGGGCCCAGGAGTCGAAGCTAGAAAACTATATATGTTTGTGAGTAGTTTGCTGTGTAGGATATAACGGAAGAGGCTGCCAGATTTGTGCTGGAGATTATGGAGCTGGCTGAGATAAACATTTTGAAAGACTCTGGGCACTGACTACTATTCTGAGTACAACAAAAtgcatctccctcttctcattATCTCATCCTGCTTTTCTCTAAGATTTCCATATCCATGGCTCCCCGAACGGTAGACTGCGTGTGACAGAAAGTTCCGCTAAGACTCGCTTCCGGAGCTTATTTTACGAACTCTCCTACAGTTTTGTGTTACATAGCCCCCAGCCACGTTAGGCAGAAGCTTTAAGATGTATACTTTGACAATGCTTAGCTCAATGCTTGCACGGTTTAAAACGACAATCATGCCTGTTATGGTCGGGACTAGGCTGTACCACTCGGCTATTTATGGCGTCCGCCAGGGCATCCAGACTTTGGATCGTAAAAACGGGTCCAACAATCCCGTGCTAATTTAAGGGACTGACAATGGATAGGCTTCTTTGACATCTGCGGCCGGGCATGACCCACTGTTATAAGTAAAGGTTCCCACGGCACATGCAGCAATAAAGAATCACTGGGAATCACTCTCTACCGCGTGTCCATACTATTCTAAACTCACCATCATGGCATCGACACCACAAGCTGATGCAGACTTCGACATGCTGTCCACTCAGCCCAGACGAACTCCAAAGAGTGTGATAGCCTCATACGTGCTGGATTGGGCATTCATCATGTTCGATAACCCTCACACATTCCCCTCATTCATCAAAAATACAGTACTAAACCATCTCACAACATCAGTATCCTCGTGATCACAGGTGGAATCCTCTACAAAATCACCGGCTCCGAACACGTCTTCTCCCTCGACGACGCAAACATCTCCTACCCCCTCAAATCCGACACCGTCTCCATCACGACTGTTGGCATAGTCTGCTGCGTCGTCCCCGCCGTCCTCATCGCAGCAATCTGCCtcctcacccccctcccctggCCCCGTCGTCCCTGGGAATGGCACGCCGGCTGGCTAGGCCTAGCCCTGAGTCTCGCGGGTGCATTCTTCCTCACCTCCGGTCTGAAAGACGTGGTGGGTAAACCACGACCGGACCTTCTCGCCCGCTGCCAGCCCGATCTAGCCAACCTCACTACCTACGCTGTTGGTGGACTGGGTCTCCAGCGTACAGAGTCACCGGTTATGGTAACATCGGCTATCTGCAAGAACCCCGATGCGACTGTCATCAAAGCTGGGTTTGCTGCTTTTCCATCCGGGCATTCTTCTTTCGCTTGGGCGGGGTTGCTGTATCTGTCTCTGTGGCTGGGCGCTAAGTTCGCGGTGTCTGTTCCTGTCCGCTCTATGTCTTATATTGCTGGAGGTGGCCATAAGAAGACGGAGTCGTCATTCAGCAGGGCGTCAGCGGTGGCTGCTCCGCCGTTGTATCTCCTTGTGCTCATTGCAGTTCCTGTTGGTGGCGCGCTCTATATCTGTGCGTCAAGGTATATGGATTACATGCACGCTGGGTGGGATATACTGGGAGGTAGTTTGATTGGGATTGTGTTTGCTATTTTGGGGTTTATGTGGTATCATGCTCCTGCGGGACAGGGGTATGGCGGATGGGCTTGGGGGCCTAGACAGAGGGTTGGGGCATTCGGGGCGGGTTTTGGAGATGGAGTATGTACTggaagtgggaggaggaatatgGAAGGTGGTAGAGATGGGTATCAGGATTTAGAGCTCGGCGCTATGCGTGCCTCGCGGGGAGTTATGGAAGGTGCTTAGCTAGTAGCTAGAGTGGTTGAACTTGATTCAACTATGTATTTCCCATCTGGAagattgtttctttttttgtatGTACTGTGGCCTTGTCAATACAGCGGGTGAACGATAACGCAGTGCCAGAATTAGTGTGGATACAGCTAGAATGGGAGGCAACTACCAACAACAGAAGAACACGAGCATGCATCATATCGCCTAAATCCACCAAATCAATCAAGCCAATGCATCACAACAAGTCAAAGTACAAGCGAATGCTGACCAACACGGCAATCTGTCTCGAGAGCACCTCAACCCAGGGACGGGCGTAGGTAGACCCACCCGCAGATCTTGCCGAGTAGATAACTCAATTTGTGCTGTGGGTCCGGGCCCAGAGAAATTCTA
This genomic window contains:
- the KAR3 gene encoding putative kinesin family protein (KlpA) (COG:Z;~EggNog:ENOG410PGD5;~InterPro:IPR036961,IPR027417,IPR001752,IPR019821;~PFAM:PF00225,PF16796;~go_function: GO:0003777 - microtubule motor activity [Evidence IEA];~go_function: GO:0005524 - ATP binding [Evidence IEA];~go_function: GO:0008017 - microtubule binding [Evidence IEA];~go_process: GO:0007018 - microtubule-based movement [Evidence IEA]), with the translated sequence MENDHMMQSRSSARSRIPTGLREMNPASTNARSGLLQPGTIAGAVTSKTTSLSQPSRPRSTTQAPEVGRAGAGAASSRVNSTTRVHTRANSHSSSTLTRSATTSARSKGTISGVPPARPHTSMSRSHSVASSRRPNGHGIPRPATSLDTHDEEDSAATVLGKRKGAEWDQESREKTMEDLMNTFVTKMSQAGQESTGMKEALELYKSRVSELEASRKEITDMNLTLRVEMESLKVRLGASEDALKDAQREHEMEIDEIGSRQRRELESARFDAKRELESLASQHQEEIRELKRRFDHEMEDERAARLREISQMTSQTAIDTQKTNMELERKEREIATLHNDMQALRAELERERKSNRDLRQNLDTASSNSVTMESSVRALKARIEFLESGREEQSQAFERLNQQMMDALAETNATKDKLRKEETLRRKLHNQVQELKGNIRVFCRVRPSLPSDPPTGSAQIQYPDETEDSKEIAVLGPEEKSSLGTITRKNSNFSFDRVFGPSTQNAEVFDEISQLVQSALDGYNVCIFCYGQTGSGKTYTMSSLDGMIPRAVHQIYETATGLEEKGWRYTMEGNFVEVYNENLNDLLGNPEELDKKKLDIRHDMQRGKTIITDVTTVRLESPEMVETILKRAASNRSVAATKANERSSRSHSVFILKLIGENDITGERSEGTLNLVDLAGSERLSHSGATGERLKETQNINRSLSCLGDVIAALGQGKEGGHIPYRNSKLTYLLQFSLGGNSKTLMFVMVSPLQAHLAETLTSLKFATKVHNTHIGTAKRQARVRDS
- the CRN1 gene encoding coronin (BUSCO:EOG092627F1;~COG:Z;~EggNog:ENOG410PHD5;~InterPro:IPR015505,IPR036322,IPR015943,IPR001680, IPR019775,IPR020472,IPR015048,IPR017986;~PFAM:PF16300,PF00400,PF08953;~go_function: GO:0005515 - protein binding [Evidence IEA]); this encodes MSGRFVRSSKYRHVFGRPTRKEQCYDNLRVSKNAWDTNLVKANPKYLSVNWEAGGGGAFAVIPLEERGKLPERIPLFRGHTAVVLDTDWNPFNDDLIASGSDDGKVFLWRVPENFTLRPDLDPDEIQDVAPVGKLSGHPKKIGHVLFNPAAENILATASGDYTVKIWDIEAGAPKLTLNLGDIVQSQSWSANGSLLVTTSRDKKLRIWDVRQERPAHETQGHSGAKNSRSVWLGEHDRIATTGFSKMSDRQLALWDIRAPREPINGFKTLDSISGVCMPFWDEGTQCLYLAGRGDGNIRYFELENDKFEYLAEYKSADPQRGIAFMPKRGVNTHDNEVARAFKTVNDGYIEPISFIVPRRAETFQDDIYPPTTGLKPAMGPSEWLAGKEAIPPKISMANLYEGEGLKEVTGVQDAPTSTMGASEPEAAPAPKAAEPSPVKKAPEPAPEPTPVAKPAPSMKEQGASMAAMVSKFADDEEAETVEEDSSFEEVQKPVERPARSPEASSPSIKASPWHQKEEEVKTQAASPAKVRNPYPLAKPIPQLTTLQSSPVITPVAAPADISTGAAVAADAVQREIGAIKDLIAEQTKTIASQAQQMQSLTAEIESLKAKLG
- a CDS encoding phosphatase PAP2 family protein (COG:I;~EggNog:ENOG410PHHB;~InterPro:IPR036938,IPR043216,IPR000326;~PFAM:PF01569;~TransMembrane:6 (i26-47o72-95i107-128o196-218i239-263o275-296i);~go_function: GO:0008195 - phosphatidate phosphatase activity [Evidence IEA];~go_process: GO:0006644 - phospholipid metabolic process [Evidence IEA]), which produces MASTPQADADFDMLSTQPRRTPKSVIASYVLDWAFIIILVITGGILYKITGSEHVFSLDDANISYPLKSDTVSITTVGIVCCVVPAVLIAAICLLTPLPWPRRPWEWHAGWLGLALSLAGAFFLTSGLKDVVGKPRPDLLARCQPDLANLTTYAVGGLGLQRTESPVMVTSAICKNPDATVIKAGFAAFPSGHSSFAWAGLLYLSLWLGAKFAVSVPVRSMSYIAGGGHKKTESSFSRASAVAAPPLYLLVLIAVPVGGALYICASRYMDYMHAGWDILGGSLIGIVFAILGFMWYHAPAGQGYGGWAWGPRQRVGAFGAGFGDGVCTGSGRRNMEGGRDGYQDLELGAMRASRGVMEGA